The Colletes latitarsis isolate SP2378_abdomen chromosome 1, iyColLati1, whole genome shotgun sequence genome has a segment encoding these proteins:
- the Dlc90f gene encoding dynein light chain 90F, which produces MMEDMQEETQFVVDDVSKIIKEAIEVSIGGNAYLHNKVSQWTSNVVEACLGNLTKLQKPYKYIVTCVIMQKNGAGLHTASSCFWDNATDGSCTVRWENKTMYCIVSVFGLAI; this is translated from the exons ATGATGGAAGATATGCAAGAAGAG acccaATTTGTGGTTGATGATGTAAGCAAGATTATTAAGGAAGCAATCGAAGTGTCTATTGGTGGTAATGCTTATCTACATAATAAAGTAAGTCAATGGACATCAAATGTTGTTGAAGCATGTTTGGGAAAtcttacaaaattacaaaagcCATATAAATATATAG TTACCTGTGTCATTATGCAAAAGAACGGGGCTGGACTTCATACTGCAAGTTCCTGCTTTTGGGACAATGCTACCGATGGTAGTTGTACAGTACGTTGGGAAAATAAGACAATGTACTGTATTGTTTCTGTATTTGGTCTAGCAATTTAA
- the LOC143343869 gene encoding uncharacterized protein LOC143343869 yields the protein MGIMGMLKWLKKDVIQRERNGWNLAQKQCDLNNESYRNALQAFIDRRRYSDDVETDSLCSPDKTRRDLLVKTNNNKCDNELKAQESKPIVPGVPHILASEIFEIGWVPGTEDRYLELIFAEWQNTRVSLKRHTHPDCKDAVKADLDVLSEIRHPNVLLLMATTHTDDHGLVSIFESVDCTLYHYIHDQGERISIQGIAKCGGRLSDALRHTHMRGYVHSAISSHCVYLTSSGNVKLGGWELAMQIGKPKPDREHKERLRTEIFRWQAPELFHSCEPRKESDVYGLTLLIWEMCTTHVPWSGYSKVDVDRQYAHWKRGVIMDLYDFPPLLNNLLEAGLQLDVNKRTLDMNRMRRFLQRLEMQYEDEESVYIDQYTNNNNNENGKTFILTTTKPLVAAPKTKSSRLAKSASAKQLSFPAKNSESPTKQYLCSKKSTPKQNINLKAATLNEQANFCAEDVKRVAKDDFKKDTNLYCNVQKNYRKDSYSSCNLEASDDVRNEEDFENNSEVALQPWNYEYKKVRAPQEDMESKSTLYSSSILESTDDESFKDARSNLKQLKETLANKREHFFYGNNSSPNFGNTSPKTKNIIMTEIKSKDYEPHKPASHKTSLEPKFNKSPGQYDPSCMKSSFQQCRKIPYLHTPESIKGAIIQPQVLNSDPESFFETSLWRKEKLICLSKMRKTYDDELINYSVQDTNDNDTVSTSTFSKIETTDTNSTKSDNTYILNRQEQATETEASQEGSVCEHRSDSTETISSPQSKPMQILKDALDRATKIVRPDTPNSDELRSSPLFEKYEDFEITLSDSPVSKNIFENIYNLRTNDNGEEIKSIERSTKRDKTFLYSKNNIVDKTTNNNKLQNEFENDINLSNYDNPSHSFEATYSRNFVCESIAEVSSECINSSYTDTNLEKKIEELFSNQRIAAEEQEKPLENIQRINTTDKQSNTESQVKIKEDEKHLQSTNFNLMFLNDSSKVKNCKSCHPCALPRRRSLPAALSQLRLANNSALGKLPIRRGDIPDNTVEDLYIDDEFGDSLNVNMILLDKDLSFDEDFLSDLSEI from the exons gGATGTCATACAAAGAGAACGAAATGGATGGAATTTAGCACAGAAGCAGTGTGACTTGAACAA CGAATCTTATCGTAATGCTTTGCAAGCTTTCATAGACCGCAGACGCTACTCGGATGACGTGGAGACAGACTCACTGTGCAGTCCTGATAAAACAAGACGCGACCTTTTGGTAAAAACAAACAACAACAAATGCGACAATGAACTCAAAGCGCAAGAATCAAAACCGATCGTACCTGGAGTACCACACATACTAGCCTCGGAGATTTTCGAAATCGGCTGGGTACCTGGCACGGAAGATCGATACCTGGAGTTAATTTTTGCTGAATGGCAAAATACCAGAGTTTCTCTGAAGAGGCACACGCATCCGGATTGCAAAGATGCCGTGAAAGCTGACTTGGATGTACTTTC GGAAATCCGACATCCAAACGTCCTACTGTTGATGGCCACCACGCACACAGACGACCATGGTTTAGTTTCCATTTTCGAATCCGTTGATTGCACCCTCTACCACTATATACACGATCAGGGTGAACGAATATCGATACAAGGTATTGCTAAATGCGGAGGAAGACTGTCCGATGCCTTAAGACATACACACATGCGCGGGTATGTGCACAGTGCCATCAGCTCGCATTGCGTCTATCTGACTTCCAGTGGCAACGTAAAACTTGGTGGATGGGAACTGGCCATGCAAATTGGAAAA CCTAAACCGGATAGAGAACACAAGGAACGTTTAAGGACTGAGATCTTCCGTTGGCAAGCACCGGAACTTTTTCACAGTTGTGAACCACGCAAAGAGAGCGATGTTTACGGGCTCACATTGTTGATATGGGAAATGTGCACAA CGCACGTACCATGGAGCGGATACAGCAAAGTAGATGTGGACAGACAGTATGCACACTGGAAACGTGGTGTCATTATGGATTTATACGATTTCCCGCCTTTGCTTAATAATTTATTAGAAGCTGGACTGCAACTGGATGTTAATAAAAGAACACTGGATATGAATCGAATGCGTAGATTCCTCCAAAGATTAGAG ATGCAATACGAAGACGAAGAGTCTGTGTACATCGACCAATAcacaaacaacaacaacaacgaaAACGGAAAAACGTTCATTTTGACAACAACGAAACCTCTCGTAGCAGCGCCTAAAACCAAGAGTTCAAGATTAGCCAAAAGCGCTTCGGCCAAACAATTGTCATTCCCCGCGAAAAACTCCGAATCTCCGACGAAACAGTATTTATGTTCAAAAAAATCGACGCCCAAGCAGAATATAAACTTAAAAGCGGCGACGCTCAACGAACAAGCAAACTTCTGCGCCGAAGACGTGAAACGCGTCGCCAAAGACGACTTTAAAAAAGACACGAACTTATATTGCAACGTGCAGAAAAATTATAGGAAAGACAGTTACTCCAGTTGCAATTTAGAAGCATCAGACGACGTTCGAAATGAAGAAGATTTCGAAAATAACTCTGAGGTAGCTTTGCAACCGTGGAACTACGAGTACAAAAAGGTGAGGGCACCGCAAGAAGACATGGAATCCAAAAGCACCTTGTATTCCTCTTCCATCTTAGAATCTACCGACGACGAGTCCTTCAAAGATGCGAGATCCAACTtgaaacaattgaaagaaacatTGGCAAACAAAAGAGAGCATTTCTTTTACGGAAACAACTCGTCACCCAATTTTGGAAATACAA GTCCAAAGACTAAGAACATAATAATGACTGAAATAAAGAGCAAAGACTATGAACCGCATAAACCGGCTAGTCATAAAACTAGCTTAGAGCCGAAATTCAATAAATCTCCTGGTCAATATGATCCGTCTTGTATGAAATCATCGTTCCAACAATGTCGGAAG ATACCTTACTTACACACACCGGAGAGTATTAAGGGCGCGATAATTCAGCCACAAGTATTAAATTCCGACCCAGAAAGCTTTTTCGAAACTTCTTTATGGAGAAAGGAAAAGTTAATTTGTTTgtcgaaaatgagaaaaacgtaTGATGATGAATTG ATAAACTACAGTGTACAGGATACAAATGATAATGACACGGTTTCTACTAGTACCTTTAGCAAGATTGAAACTACAGACACAAACTCTACAAAAAGCGATAATACATACATTTTAAATAGACAAGAACAAG CTACCGAAACAGAAGCCAGCCAAGAAGGCTCAGTCTGTGAACATAGGAGTGATTCAACAGAAACTATTAGTAGTCCCCAAAGCAAACCAATGCAGATTTTAAAAGACGCTTTAGATCGTGCTACGAAAATTGTACGCCCTGACACGCCAAACTCCGATGAACTGCGTTCGTCTCCTCTATTTGAAAAATACGAAGACTTCGAAATTACGTTAAGCGATAGTCCAGTCTCCAAAAACATTTTCGAAAACATATACAATTTGAGAACGAACGATAACGGCGAAGAAATAAAAAGTATCGAAAGATCGACAAAGAGAGACAAAACTTTTTTGTACAGTAAGAATAACATAGTGGATAAAACGACAAATAATAACAAACTTCAAAACGAATTCGAAAATGACATCAATCTTAGTAATTATGATAATCCATCTCATTCATTCGAGGCGACATACAGCAGAAATTTCGTTTGCGAATCTATCGCTGAAGTATCGAGCGAATGTATTAATAGTTCCTATACTGACACAAACTTAGAAAAGAAGATTGAAGAATTGTTTAGTAATCAAAGAATCGCTGCTGAGGAACAAGAGAAACCTTTGGAAAACATACAACGTATTAACACGACCGACAAGCAAAGTAATACCGAGAGTCAGGTAAAAATTAAAGAGGACGAAAAACATCTCCAATCAACGAACTTCAATTTAATGTTTCTAAACGACTCATCGAAAgttaaaaattgtaaatcgtGTCATCCATGTGCTTTACCAAGGCGACGTTCTTTACCAGCAGCATTGAGCCAATTAAGACTGGCTAATAACTCAGCATTAGGGAAGCTACCTATACGGAGAGGG GATATTCCAGATAACACAGTTGAAGACTTATACATAGATGACGAATTTGGCGACAGTTTGAACGTTAATATGATTTTGTTAGATAAAGATTTATCATTTGACGAGGATTTCTTATCCGATTTATCAGAAATTTAG